Genomic DNA from Epinephelus moara isolate mb chromosome 24, YSFRI_EMoa_1.0, whole genome shotgun sequence:
GGCTCTTTTACAGACCGCTGGTGGCTGCGGCTCTGGGAGCACTCGCTCTGGTTCCTGTGTTTCTGGCCCACTCAAGGCTTCCAAGCAAGAAGAATGAGTGACTATTAAACTGAGGATTATCACAAAAGTATCTGATGGCAGCCGAGACTCGCTGTATATCAGAGGAATGAGACAGCACTGCGTAGTCGTTTTGTCCACTGCAGGGTCACAAACCACAAAGGACTCACTTTCCTGGGTTAAACAGATGGTGGTAAATGTGTTTTGTTCCAGTAGGTACTTTGATAGGTTTATTCCAAAATCTGAGTTGAAGgggcttaaaaataatatttctttACTTAGTGGGCATCAGTCTGTCATTTTGGAGAGTATTAATCTAACGTCAATACCTGCTGATGTCATCCCATCAGACACAAGAGAAAGCTGTTGTTGTCTTCAGGCTGCAGGTGTTATCAGATGTATCCTTAAAGTTCATCCACCATGATAATCCTCGCCGCCTCACATCCTCATCTTGATATTTGTTGCTCACAATGAGCAACATAAGATTACTGTAGTGTCTGCTTTACTTTATTGTTTAAGACTTGTTGCTCCCTCCACAAAACATACTCAgatgccagtttattaggtatacctaactaatgcagtctaatgTAACAGCCCTACTGTAAATTCTACCCTCATAAAGCTTATAATGTTATAAAGAAGTGTTAATTCAGTGTTATGGTCAATGGAGGCCTGTTGAACTACATTCTTTAGTCTACACTCACTGATGTAAATGAGGTggagaaaatatttgtttcaagAAAAAATGAACATTATAAACTTCATGAGAGGATTTATTGCAAGGGTGCTAATCAGACTACATTAGTTTtagctaggtgtacctaataaactggcaaatGAACTGAGTATGTTCTGAATGTAAAACACAAGTCATCTTCACATATCACATTTTCTCCTTATCTGCAACACTTGAGGAAACTGTGTCACATTTTCATAATTTACATTGCTGGTGTCATCCAAACAACTAGAGGTGAAGTGTTAATATTTACACATAATCAGTTTTCACTTGGGAAATGATGAATGTCAGTGCTATGTCTAGACAAAAATACCAACTTTGGTAAAATGCCAAAGAGCagaattttgttgttttgtgtgtatgcatgtatcTTAAATAAAGcacttgttttgtgtttcctgttgggGTGGGAGTTAAGATGGCCTGGAAGAAGGGTTGCAGGGGATTAGGATGATGTAtgacaatcttttttttttttttgggccaagtacatttgcttatcCACAGTATTGAAAAAGAAGATACAATCAGACAGAGAATcccacctgtgtgtgttcatatctCCTGTCCTCCAgtctttttacacatacttaaAATAGTTTAAAGTTTTCAATAATAAAGCATTTggtcaaccaaaaaaaacaaaatgatctgTTTCCATTATTGtacctaataataataattgtgaaATACCGTGAAGTCTACACTCGTAGAAGTAACCTCTCCttatcacttatgacccactagaggtGTGTGGCAgtttatttatctgcagagactctgccctctgcctgtattttcttattttgtggtGTTCAGGATGTCCCTGGGCACCGCACACAGGTGAGTTCAGGacttcataaaaaaacacaccgTGACCAGAGGTCTCATttatacacacacgcacaaaatgaggcctgaaagaggcgtacccCACTTCCACGCAAAAGttatgatgtataaaaacagacttaatgGTAGAAACTTGACCAATGCTTACGAACGTTTTGGACAACtggcgacacagatggtgaggtggaagcctgattgtagaaacaggtgaatattttttggcatttggccgtacgtacatttttagtatggatcctacgcactgttttataaatgagaccccaggtgccAGAGCGTAAGAAgcacgcatccaagaggaagccacaaaaaaaatcaaggacACACTGCAGAAGGAAAGCAAATATAGTGAACGAAAGTGAAGACGGGGTTAGCTTTCACTTTCTCTGgcaatactgtttacaaactgaCAGTTCCTGCATAGTACACCTTAAACCAGCTGAAGAAATGGTTATGTTGACAAAGAAGATTAATAAGATGTTTGTACTTTTAAATAATATAACCTTAAAAAAATCCTGTATTTGTCAGGCTGTACTGATGAGATCACCAAAGATCAGCTTGTGTTCATCTACATTGCCCTGTGGCTAACACACAGCCCTGACCCTAACTCTGAAATAAATCTATATAGTGACTTAGAGGCATATGCAAAGAGGCCAATGCCTAACTGGCTGTGCATATTGAAAAAGTTTTATCCTCTCAAACATTTTGTCTGAATCCTGCTTAATATGTTCATTCTGTATCAAAGCAGGACTCAGTGGGTGTCAGCTGATAAGTGATGCAAATGATCAAGATTCTTACAAAGTAATTTATTACACAAAACACTAAGTTTCCATTTGCGTTTTAACAAAATGAGTTTCCAGTCTCATATTGTGCACGTGGTCATAATGCACGTAGGATTTGAATCTgaagcacacaaacaaattcCGACTTCATGTGTGCGTCCGTTTGTTGAAATAATTAAAGGAGAATGGGTCACAGTGTACAGGTACTTCACCCTAGTTGGCtgtggaaacattcctcagatcAGCAGGCAGGGCTTAAGCACTTAACTGTAGTTGGCAGGTACGACACAGCGGGTCACCTGGCTGACCTCTCAGATTACATGTTGATAAAGGAGGTTTCATTATGGCAAATTTACTCAtgttaaagtacaaaaaagtattttccaTAACCTCAAAATTGAATACTGACAGAACCTGACTACTTTTGcttaagacaaaaaaagtaaaagcattACACCTTTAGTAAAAACTGGGGagaacagtcttttgtgtgggtgtgtttgggggtgggggggtaggTTTGACCTAatgctccttcttcttctttcccccTGTAGGAAGCAGTCCTCCTTACAGTAGGACACATTTATTGCTCTTCTTTCCCCGCCTGGCCTGTAGTGCAGCCCTGGTGGCCATCTCGAACACTTCCCTCACGCCATCCTTTGTTTTTGCAGAGCACTCCATGTATCCAAAGGCACCGATCCTGTTAGCCATGTCCCGTCCATCCTCTGGTTTCACAGGCTCCTGAAGAAAAGGTCAGAAGACGATTTAGGAAACAGGCATTCATCACAAGGAGActgtttagttgtttgtttaattttctttacCTGCTTCATTTTGGCAAGCTCCCTCCGGGTGTGCTCATCGTTACGCAGGTCCTTTTTATTTCCCACTAGTATAATGGGAACATTAGGGCAGAAGTGTTTCACCTCAGGAGTCCACTTCTCAGGGATGTTCTCTAAACAAGGGGACAAAAGAAGCCATTGTTAGAACACAGACACAGCTTCAGGGTGCATGTCAGAAAGATGAGGGCTAAATATGTTGCACAGGTTACAAATTTCCTAATGCCGTAGTTGTCTTTTTAagtatatctgtgtgtgcgtaCT
This window encodes:
- the LOC126385629 gene encoding rho-related GTP-binding protein RhoA-B is translated as MAAIRKKLVIVGDGACGKTCLLIVFSKDQFPEVYVPTVFENYVADIEVDSKQVELALWDTAGQEDYDRLRPLSYPDTDVILMCFSIDSPDSLENIPEKWTPEVKHFCPNVPIILVGNKKDLRNDEHTRRELAKMKQEPVKPEDGRDMANRIGAFGYMECSAKTKDGVREVFEMATRAALQARRGKKSNKCVLL